Proteins from a single region of Sesamum indicum cultivar Zhongzhi No. 13 linkage group LG5, S_indicum_v1.0, whole genome shotgun sequence:
- the LOC105162852 gene encoding xyloglucan endotransglucosylase/hydrolase protein 22, which translates to MPPRSSHQPRAGTYIPYMAFIIFSAIFVFRLDVFVTQTISTARRNQELKYEITTQEPSPPTVIKNENATFYKHVLVTWGEFHTEILNDGELLKLTLDKHSGSGFQSRKQLLFGKIDMQIKLIPGDSAGTVTTYYFSSLGDHHDEIDFEFLGNSTGNPYTLHTNVFSQGKGDREQQFFLWFDPTADFHTYTILWNPKTIIFYVDNIPIREFKNLERIGVPYPKDQAMRVHSSLWNADDWATQHGLVKTNWTLAPFNAWYRNFSMDGCIWSPETRASACTDADFSTRRVLKMELDRRSRARMKRLQKKHMVYDYCKDKWRFPKGPGRECRMN; encoded by the exons ATGCCACCCAGGAGTTCCCACCAACCTCGTGCCGGGACTTACATCCCCTACATGGCCTTCATCATCTTTTCAGCCATCTTTGTCTTCAGG TTGGACGTCTTTGTTACCCAAACAATCTCTACGGCTCGACGTAACCAAGAACTCAAATATGAAATCACAACGCAGGAGCCCAG TCCACCTACCGTTATCAAGAACGAAAACGCCACTTTCTACAAGCATGTCCTCGTCACGTGGGGTGAATTCCACACTGAGATACTCAACGACGGGGAGCTCCTCAAGCTTACGCTCGACAAACATTCTGGCTCCGGCTTCCAGTCCAGGAAACAATTACTCTTCGGAAAGATTGACATGCAAATCAAGCTTATCCCTGGAGACTCTGCAGGCACTGTCACAACTTATTAT TTTTCATCACTAGGCGACCACCATGATGAGATAGACTTTGAGTTCCTGGGAAATTCCACTGGTAATCCTTACACCCTTCACACAAACGTGTTCAGCCAGGGCAAGGGTGACAGAGAACAGCAGTTCTTCCTATGGTTTGATCCCACTGCAGATTTCCACACATATACCATTCTCTGGAATCCCAAAACCATCAT CTTCTACGTGGACAACATACCAATACGGGAGTTCAAGAACCTGGAAAGAATAGGGGTGCCGTACCCCAAAGACCAGGCCATGAGAGTACACTCAAGTCTGTGGAACGCTGACGACTGGGCCACGCAGCACGGTCTGGTCAAGACCAACTGGACCTTAGCCCCATTCAATGCTTGGTACAGAAATTTCTCCATGGATGGCTGCATTTGGTCTCCGGAAACAAGAGCCTCTGCTTGTACTGACGCTGATTTCTCGACCAGACGTGTGCTGAAAATGGAGCTGGACAGGAGGAGCCGAGCGAGGATGAAGAGGCTGCAGAAGAAACACATGGTGTATGATTATTGCAAGGATAAGTGGAGGTTCCCTAAGGGCCCTGGCCGTGAATGCAGGATGAACTAG